A window of Metabacillus sp. B2-18 contains these coding sequences:
- a CDS encoding response regulator — protein MARILVTDDAAFMRMQLKDMITKAGHEVVGEAENGEVAVQKYKDLKPDLVTMDITMPVMDGVQAVREIKAFDPNATVIMCSAMGQQQMVVEAIQAGAKDFLVKPFSPDRITEALQKFCS, from the coding sequence ATGGCAAGAATACTAGTAACAGATGATGCAGCATTCATGAGAATGCAGCTAAAAGATATGATCACAAAAGCAGGACATGAAGTAGTTGGTGAAGCAGAGAACGGTGAAGTGGCTGTACAAAAATATAAAGATCTAAAGCCGGACTTAGTGACTATGGATATTACAATGCCTGTTATGGATGGAGTCCAAGCTGTTCGTGAAATTAAAGCTTTTGACCCAAACGCAACAGTTATTATGTGCTCTGCAATGGGGCAGCAGCAAATGGTTGTTGAGGCCATTCAAGCAGGAGCAAAAGATTTCTTAGTGAAGCCATTTTCTCCGGACCGAATTACAGAAGCACTTCAGAAATTTTGTTCTTAA
- a CDS encoding chemotaxis protein CheX: MSATVSTTLEDFQEGILDSIKQIVPIPYEDVSVPIVQKELSLQYGVLVGVTGAVKGKILYKADADVFGSIGELMFGMALEGEMLKSFSGELGNMLSGGLCTHIFSKGVTIDITAPTIMEGNSTLSGFREAIEVEVTFQNGNKLAVGLMID, from the coding sequence TTGAGTGCGACTGTATCAACAACATTAGAAGATTTTCAGGAAGGAATACTCGACTCGATTAAACAGATTGTTCCTATTCCATATGAAGATGTCTCAGTACCTATCGTGCAAAAAGAATTATCCTTACAGTATGGAGTACTTGTTGGAGTAACAGGGGCTGTTAAGGGGAAAATTTTGTATAAAGCAGATGCTGATGTTTTTGGCTCAATTGGAGAATTAATGTTTGGAATGGCACTAGAGGGAGAAATGTTAAAATCTTTTTCCGGTGAACTAGGAAATATGCTTTCTGGCGGACTTTGTACGCATATTTTTTCAAAAGGTGTGACCATCGATATTACCGCTCCAACCATTATGGAAGGAAATTCAACACTTTCTGGATTTAGAGAAGCAATAGAAGTAGAGGTAACATTTCAAAATGGCAACAAATTAGCAGTTGGCTTAATGATAGACTAA
- a CDS encoding STAS domain-containing protein gives MDTFYIEHSELNFRNNQKILTDLLDTLNKSNQGLLIDLESVDYVDSIGISIFVSVYEVANAQKKKMELLNANDKVQKLLHITKLNTLFNIK, from the coding sequence ATGGACACATTTTATATTGAACATTCAGAATTGAATTTCAGAAATAATCAAAAGATATTAACTGATCTGCTTGATACGTTGAATAAGAGTAATCAAGGTTTGCTAATTGATTTAGAAAGTGTTGACTATGTAGACAGTATTGGTATTTCAATTTTTGTTTCCGTTTACGAAGTGGCAAATGCACAGAAAAAGAAAATGGAACTTTTAAATGCAAATGATAAAGTTCAAAAACTGTTACATATCACAAAACTTAATACACTTTTTAACATAAAGTAA
- a CDS encoding PAS domain-containing protein, producing the protein MKEPTIFEQLFKNYPEIVFVMDKKGRYVYVNEKAQKVLGYHQDDFTGKHYSEFHFLTENSLHLLKEQYPMMQAGDIQKDMIITAISSKLKKHYYSFWFDTIIHDSQEYIWFVLKDVGNLVALRNEKKQLRKQNFLLAEAVHQTGVGIVITDPNQHDNPIIFANKSFQEITGYRSEEIIGKNCRFLQGPESSKNTIASLREAVENRKEIHCEILNYCKDGSTFWNELTISPVFSPNGELTHFIGIQVDITKRKMMELDISIDLSLARNLQQMLLSHPLHNNLIEIAGFYHPSNKLGGDYYKWHQINEDQYVVTIMDVMGHGIAPSLITMLINAEINFLLEQQIIDPKEVLAKLNDHQISLFLEKNEEIGRFYFTCIYLLIDTKKRRIDYINAGHPDFYLKNGDTVKMFDSTSIPVGILKNYDFRMGTIYYQPNSELFLHTDGMNEILTENGNVFSAEFIERKNLDKINKRLMLTEHEDDVCFIYVKLS; encoded by the coding sequence ATGAAGGAACCTACTATTTTCGAGCAACTATTTAAAAATTACCCTGAAATCGTTTTTGTCATGGATAAAAAGGGAAGATATGTTTACGTCAATGAGAAAGCTCAAAAAGTATTGGGCTACCATCAAGATGATTTTACAGGTAAACATTATTCGGAGTTTCACTTTTTAACAGAGAATTCCCTTCACTTGTTAAAAGAACAATATCCAATGATGCAGGCTGGTGATATTCAGAAGGATATGATCATCACAGCCATTTCAAGTAAATTAAAAAAGCATTATTACAGCTTCTGGTTTGATACAATCATACATGATTCACAGGAATACATATGGTTTGTCCTAAAAGATGTTGGAAATCTAGTTGCCTTGAGGAATGAAAAAAAGCAGTTGAGGAAACAAAATTTTCTATTAGCGGAGGCTGTTCATCAAACAGGAGTTGGAATAGTAATAACTGACCCGAATCAGCATGATAATCCTATTATTTTTGCAAACAAATCTTTTCAGGAGATAACAGGTTATAGGAGTGAAGAAATAATCGGTAAAAACTGTCGATTTCTCCAAGGACCTGAAAGTAGTAAAAATACTATAGCTTCTCTAAGAGAAGCCGTTGAAAATAGGAAGGAAATTCACTGCGAAATTCTTAATTACTGTAAAGATGGCTCAACTTTTTGGAATGAACTAACGATTAGTCCGGTTTTTTCACCAAATGGGGAGCTTACTCACTTTATTGGAATACAAGTTGATATAACAAAAAGGAAAATGATGGAGCTAGATATTTCTATTGATTTAAGTTTAGCGAGAAATTTGCAGCAAATGCTCCTTAGTCACCCTTTACATAACAATCTAATTGAAATTGCGGGCTTTTATCATCCTTCTAATAAATTAGGAGGAGATTATTACAAATGGCATCAAATAAATGAGGATCAATATGTCGTGACGATAATGGATGTAATGGGACATGGAATAGCACCGTCTCTTATTACCATGCTTATTAACGCAGAAATAAACTTTCTCCTTGAGCAGCAGATAATAGACCCTAAAGAGGTCTTAGCGAAGTTGAATGATCATCAAATCAGTTTATTTTTAGAAAAAAATGAAGAAATTGGAAGATTTTACTTTACATGTATCTACCTTTTGATAGATACTAAAAAAAGAAGGATTGATTATATAAATGCAGGTCATCCCGATTTTTATTTGAAAAATGGAGATACTGTGAAAATGTTTGACTCTACTTCTATTCCAGTAGGCATTTTAAAGAATTATGATTTTAGGATGGGCACCATCTATTATCAACCGAATAGTGAACTGTTTTTACATACTGATGGAATGAATGAAATTCTAACGGAAAATGGAAACGTTTTTTCCGCTGAGTTTATTGAACGTAAGAATTTAGATAAAATAAATAAACGCCTAATGTTAACGGAACATGAAGATGATGTTTGCTTTATTTATGTAAAATTATCATAA
- a CDS encoding ATP-binding protein, whose translation MKKSFVFTDHDQFQQSLPHIEAFIEKCARAKKTVIIFSIMEAVNNALEHGTKENKAIPITLNLEVKEKCFSVECDHKGEGFDYKKKLELIGNPDQYFENNIRSIRGRGIAIMKKCSDMIRYSDNGRKVFLAYHLDEG comes from the coding sequence ATGAAAAAATCATTTGTTTTTACTGATCACGACCAATTTCAGCAAAGCTTGCCTCACATCGAGGCATTTATTGAAAAATGTGCAAGGGCAAAAAAAACAGTGATTATTTTTTCAATTATGGAAGCAGTTAACAATGCGCTAGAGCATGGAACAAAAGAAAACAAAGCTATTCCAATAACTTTAAATTTAGAAGTGAAAGAAAAGTGCTTTTCTGTTGAATGTGACCATAAAGGAGAAGGCTTTGATTATAAAAAAAAGTTAGAACTTATCGGCAATCCTGATCAGTATTTTGAAAATAATATTAGAAGTATTAGAGGCAGAGGAATAGCCATCATGAAGAAATGTTCAGATATGATAAGGTATTCCGATAACGGTCGAAAAGTTTTTTTAGCCTACCACCTGGATGAGGGCTAA
- a CDS encoding methyl-accepting chemotaxis protein has product MKLGVKGKLTLWFLILFLIGTSILIFQSVYTVKKEVFDLAEENLNSDLKVAKGLIDQQYPGEWTIKGNELYKGDTKVNDNEEIVDSIGELTSNAVTVFQGDTRVTTNVKDEAGKRAVGTKVSDAVAAVALAKGETYIGEANVVGKNLVTVYEPIKNSAGEIIGMLFVGHSTEAYETMTSNFQFQLLVEGVVALIVIALIMWWVIHRQIQPLQKMTALSKQIADGDLTGNEINTKLNDEIGELSQSINLMKTNLKNLISKVIETADQTAATSEELSASADVTGEMSSQIASTTTEIAAGVSKQSSEANNILTKMKETASHVEVGGQIIDGTLDLARRSTTEAGQGNTAINEAIQHLGKVTNTVEFATESIQKLGKRSEEIGSIITVISDISNQTNLLALNAAIEAARAGENGKGFAVVADEVRKLAEQSNTAANQITTLIEDIQSETKVTVNTMETNLVSVKEQVGLIEKGGESLHKIVFNVKETEQGVTKVKDIFLELRNYTSSVLDSIEKVTEVIEASAALSEEAAASTEEQSATIEEVSESARELAKMAEQLKQELTVFNL; this is encoded by the coding sequence ATGAAATTAGGTGTAAAAGGAAAGTTAACTCTTTGGTTTCTAATTCTTTTCCTTATCGGCACGTCAATCTTGATCTTTCAATCTGTGTATACGGTAAAAAAAGAAGTGTTCGATCTTGCTGAAGAGAATTTAAATAGTGATTTGAAAGTAGCAAAAGGACTAATAGACCAACAATACCCTGGTGAATGGACAATAAAAGGTAATGAGCTATATAAAGGCGATACAAAGGTAAACGATAATGAAGAGATTGTAGATTCTATTGGTGAACTAACTAGTAATGCTGTGACAGTCTTCCAAGGAGATACAAGGGTTACGACAAATGTTAAAGATGAAGCTGGAAAGAGAGCTGTAGGAACAAAGGTTTCAGATGCTGTTGCTGCTGTGGCATTAGCCAAAGGTGAAACGTATATCGGTGAAGCTAATGTTGTTGGAAAAAATTTAGTTACAGTTTATGAACCTATTAAAAACTCTGCAGGTGAAATTATTGGAATGCTATTTGTTGGTCATTCTACTGAAGCTTATGAAACAATGACTTCTAACTTTCAATTTCAACTATTGGTAGAGGGTGTCGTTGCATTAATCGTTATTGCACTTATTATGTGGTGGGTGATTCATCGTCAAATTCAACCATTACAAAAAATGACTGCACTTTCTAAGCAAATTGCTGATGGTGACTTAACCGGTAATGAAATTAATACAAAACTAAACGATGAAATTGGTGAGTTATCACAATCAATTAATTTAATGAAAACGAATCTGAAGAACCTTATATCAAAGGTGATTGAAACAGCTGATCAAACAGCAGCAACTTCAGAGGAGTTATCAGCAAGTGCAGACGTAACAGGGGAAATGAGTTCTCAAATTGCTAGTACAACAACTGAAATTGCAGCAGGAGTTTCGAAGCAATCCTCTGAAGCTAATAATATATTAACTAAAATGAAAGAAACAGCAAGTCATGTTGAAGTGGGCGGTCAAATTATCGATGGAACTCTTGATTTGGCAAGGCGCTCTACAACAGAAGCTGGTCAAGGAAATACGGCAATAAATGAGGCGATTCAGCATCTTGGAAAAGTAACGAATACTGTAGAATTTGCTACAGAGTCCATCCAAAAGCTTGGGAAACGATCTGAGGAGATTGGCAGTATTATTACAGTAATTTCTGACATTTCAAATCAAACAAACTTATTAGCATTGAATGCTGCGATCGAAGCGGCAAGAGCTGGTGAAAATGGAAAAGGATTTGCTGTTGTAGCAGATGAAGTTCGTAAGCTTGCAGAGCAATCGAATACAGCAGCAAACCAAATTACAACATTAATTGAAGATATTCAATCTGAAACAAAAGTAACTGTGAATACAATGGAAACAAATCTTGTCTCTGTAAAAGAACAGGTCGGATTAATTGAAAAAGGTGGAGAATCTCTTCATAAAATCGTATTTAATGTTAAGGAAACGGAGCAAGGAGTTACAAAGGTGAAAGATATCTTCTTAGAACTAAGAAATTATACAAGCTCTGTTCTTGATTCAATTGAAAAGGTTACGGAAGTGATTGAAGCATCAGCAGCTTTATCAGAGGAAGCTGCTGCGTCCACTGAAGAGCAAAGTGCGACGATAGAGGAAGTGTCAGAAAGCGCAAGGGAGCTTGCGAAGATGGCTGAACAATTAAAACAAGAGCTTACAGTTTTTAACCTGTAA
- a CDS encoding STAS domain-containing protein, which translates to MDAARNETIEIEQTKEYQLFRLSGKLTYGKTQESKEAILEKINPEATSYVFDLTAVKMVDSTGMGLFITFLNYMDSDKTTFLIIENSFIRELFTIAKLNKLFIICSSLEEVHGIVKEGREL; encoded by the coding sequence ATGGACGCAGCTAGAAATGAAACAATAGAAATAGAACAAACGAAAGAATATCAGCTATTTAGATTATCAGGAAAACTAACGTATGGAAAAACACAAGAATCAAAGGAAGCTATCCTTGAAAAAATAAATCCTGAAGCCACAAGCTATGTATTCGATCTTACCGCTGTAAAAATGGTTGATAGTACGGGCATGGGGCTATTTATTACCTTCTTGAATTACATGGATTCTGATAAAACTACTTTTTTAATTATAGAAAACAGCTTTATTCGAGAGTTATTTACGATTGCAAAGCTAAATAAGTTATTTATTATTTGTTCGAGTTTAGAAGAAGTGCATGGAATAGTAAAGGAGGGAAGAGAGCTATGA
- a CDS encoding ATP-binding protein, with protein sequence MFTLNVKIPCDLNEIEKLEQAIREQLSLYQCSVRDHICFIVHELLINSFEATVKTFSAPSSLYSINAHVEMTHSEYIIHITDECGGVKGEVFTHELEDILLEERGRGLLMVRELVDSISFHHNDEEGLFTVLVKKERGA encoded by the coding sequence ATGTTTACGTTAAATGTTAAAATTCCATGTGACTTAAATGAGATTGAGAAACTAGAGCAAGCAATTAGGGAGCAACTATCACTTTATCAATGTTCTGTAAGAGACCATATCTGCTTTATTGTTCATGAACTACTAATTAATTCCTTTGAAGCAACGGTGAAAACTTTTTCTGCTCCGTCATCACTCTATTCTATTAATGCACATGTTGAAATGACTCATTCAGAGTATATCATTCATATAACTGATGAATGTGGTGGCGTGAAAGGTGAGGTCTTTACTCATGAGCTAGAAGATATCCTTTTAGAAGAACGTGGACGAGGACTGCTTATGGTAAGGGAGCTAGTAGACAGTATTTCTTTTCATCATAATGATGAAGAGGGTCTATTTACGGTTTTAGTTAAGAAAGAAAGGGGCGCCTAG
- a CDS encoding GAF domain-containing SpoIIE family protein phosphatase → MSKLKKFEQAALNVMQLMSETITARSFFVATTRNNRFKILEKFNLEGGCPIPSHVDEPVEMSYCHIVANNRKPLLVKDAENKEPFKSMAVTDAFSIGSYAGVPIYMQDGSVFGTLCALDPTPNRLSEEDISVLEMFASFISNTISLEEAYSKLKQYEEQITLELQLAKNIQTSFLSEVIDDEQIKVDFLYTPSSDLSGDLCRWGKVKNGVYTAIVLDVMGHGVSSAMIGMAITPILETIANDVNSPYEVMCELNRLIKEWFQNNSKVTTFITGIYLVIDTNNNVIKYYNAGHPAGMLVNHNGTSEILEEGGVPLGILDELPYVEASVTYQNPCEILLYSDGVLDHLIEKNDSQQLILALMDRYKEYVNNKVSIIPLLKDQVSRLNTLNDDICAVSISVK, encoded by the coding sequence ATGAGTAAATTAAAGAAGTTTGAACAGGCAGCATTGAACGTCATGCAATTAATGAGTGAAACGATAACGGCTCGTTCTTTTTTTGTCGCAACTACTAGAAATAACCGATTTAAAATACTAGAAAAATTCAATCTGGAAGGCGGATGTCCAATTCCGAGCCATGTTGACGAACCAGTCGAAATGTCGTACTGCCATATTGTAGCTAACAATAGAAAACCTTTATTAGTAAAAGATGCAGAAAATAAAGAACCGTTTAAAAGCATGGCCGTAACAGATGCATTTTCAATTGGATCATATGCAGGGGTACCTATTTACATGCAAGATGGATCAGTTTTTGGAACATTATGTGCTCTAGACCCGACTCCAAACCGTTTAAGTGAAGAAGACATTTCTGTTTTGGAGATGTTTGCAAGCTTTATCAGCAACACCATTAGTCTAGAAGAGGCGTATTCAAAGCTAAAACAATATGAAGAACAAATAACATTGGAGCTTCAGTTAGCGAAGAACATTCAGACTTCCTTTTTAAGTGAAGTAATAGATGATGAACAAATAAAGGTGGATTTCCTTTACACTCCTTCCTCCGATTTATCAGGTGATCTATGCCGTTGGGGGAAAGTAAAGAATGGCGTGTACACAGCAATTGTCCTCGATGTTATGGGACATGGAGTTTCATCAGCAATGATAGGAATGGCAATTACACCTATTTTAGAAACAATAGCCAATGATGTGAACTCTCCTTATGAAGTAATGTGTGAGTTAAATCGTTTAATAAAAGAGTGGTTTCAGAATAATTCCAAGGTTACCACCTTTATAACAGGTATTTATCTAGTAATTGATACGAACAACAATGTGATTAAGTATTATAATGCCGGACACCCCGCAGGAATGCTAGTCAATCATAACGGAACTTCTGAGATATTGGAGGAAGGTGGCGTACCATTAGGAATATTGGATGAGTTACCATATGTAGAAGCGAGTGTAACCTATCAAAATCCATGTGAAATACTCCTTTACTCGGATGGAGTACTTGATCATTTAATCGAAAAAAATGATTCACAGCAACTTATTTTAGCGTTAATGGATCGATATAAAGAGTATGTGAACAATAAAGTTTCCATCATTCCGTTGCTGAAGGACCAAGTTAGTCGATTAAACACATTAAACGACGATATTTGTGCGGTATCAATTTCGGTTAAATAA
- a CDS encoding alpha/beta hydrolase yields the protein MREEYWLPMKDGHEVFVTKWWEETMKPRAVIQFSHGMAEHIKRYEAFAQFLVDNGIYLVGNDHRGHGRTGEKSGNSGYFAENNGFEKVVEDLKEVYDHVRVQYPSVPIFLMGHSMGSFLVRRFLQCFQADIHGVILSGTGGNSPISLSIAKLIATLQIKKYGTLAESQLLNRLTTGSYNKKFVNAETEFEWLSRDPQQIKNYIDDTYCGKPATTSFYYDLYDGLKRIQEDKEVKKVQKNIPFYLFSGDMDPVGNYSKGVSGLIKQMKKHGIIEIDYKIYKDGRHEMLNEVNRDEVFKDLLQWLEKQLNKK from the coding sequence TTGAGAGAAGAATATTGGTTACCTATGAAAGATGGGCATGAGGTTTTTGTTACAAAATGGTGGGAAGAAACAATGAAACCAAGAGCCGTTATCCAGTTTTCACATGGAATGGCTGAGCATATTAAACGTTATGAAGCATTTGCTCAATTCTTAGTTGATAATGGAATCTATTTGGTTGGTAATGATCATCGGGGACATGGACGAACAGGAGAAAAAAGTGGAAATAGTGGTTACTTTGCAGAAAATAATGGTTTTGAGAAAGTGGTAGAAGATTTAAAGGAAGTTTATGATCATGTTCGAGTGCAGTACCCCTCTGTGCCCATTTTTTTGATGGGTCATAGTATGGGATCTTTTTTAGTTAGACGTTTTCTACAATGCTTTCAGGCGGATATTCACGGTGTGATCTTGTCAGGTACAGGTGGAAACTCCCCCATTTCATTATCAATTGCAAAACTCATTGCAACGTTACAAATAAAAAAGTATGGTACCCTCGCTGAAAGTCAATTGTTAAATCGATTAACAACAGGCAGTTATAATAAAAAGTTTGTAAATGCTGAAACAGAATTTGAATGGTTATCCCGTGATCCACAGCAAATAAAGAATTACATTGATGATACTTATTGTGGAAAACCTGCAACAACGAGCTTTTATTATGATCTATATGATGGACTTAAACGCATTCAGGAAGATAAAGAGGTGAAAAAGGTTCAAAAGAATATACCATTTTATCTTTTTAGTGGAGATATGGATCCTGTTGGAAACTATTCAAAAGGAGTATCAGGATTGATAAAACAGATGAAAAAGCATGGAATAATTGAAATTGATTACAAAATCTATAAAGATGGTCGTCATGAAATGTTAAACGAAGTAAATCGTGATGAAGTATTTAAAGATCTTTTACAATGGCTGGAAAAACAATTGAATAAAAAGTGA
- a CDS encoding glycerol-3-phosphate dehydrogenase/oxidase, whose protein sequence is MKFSSITRGALLETMDKQDYDLLVIGGGITGAGIALDAALRGMKVAVVEMQDFAAGTSSRSTKLVHGGLRYLKQFQVAMVAEVGKERAIVYENGPHVTTPEWMLLPIHQGGTFGTFTTSVALRFYDFLASVKKGERRKMLSTKDTLRKEPLLKKKGLKGGGYYVEYRTDDARLTIEVLKAAVQNGAHIVNYAKAVDLLYKDNKVSGATVMDVLTKTQYTISAKKVVNAAGPWVDDVRNKDYSRNNKQLRLTKGVHLVLDQSVFPLQQAVYFDTPDGRMVFAIPRDGKTYVGTTDTFFEEDTANPKMLAEDRDYILNSITYMFPNVKLSKEDVESSWAGVRPLIYEKGKDPSEISRKDEIWEADSGLITIAGGKLTGYRKMAESVVDLVSKGISESSTGVSFKTSQTKTYPISGGHVGGSKEFMAFIKKKQAEAVKYGLTKEEGHFLAKQYGSNVDLVFEYSNSYHSHDAMGLSRVVYAQLMYAIEHEMVVKPVDFFIRRTGALFFDRNWVITWKEKVIPFMAKKLNWTEEQMRNYQVQLDQELQDAVTPIDER, encoded by the coding sequence ATGAAGTTTTCAAGTATAACAAGAGGTGCACTTCTTGAAACGATGGATAAACAGGATTACGACTTGCTCGTTATTGGTGGAGGAATTACAGGGGCTGGGATTGCGTTGGATGCTGCCCTTCGAGGGATGAAGGTTGCTGTTGTTGAGATGCAGGATTTTGCTGCAGGAACATCGAGTCGCTCAACAAAACTTGTTCATGGAGGACTAAGATATTTAAAACAATTTCAAGTAGCGATGGTGGCAGAGGTTGGAAAAGAACGTGCAATTGTGTATGAAAATGGACCACATGTCACAACGCCTGAATGGATGCTGCTTCCAATACATCAAGGAGGAACCTTTGGTACATTCACCACCTCCGTTGCGTTACGTTTTTATGATTTTTTAGCAAGTGTCAAAAAGGGAGAACGCAGGAAAATGCTTTCTACAAAGGATACATTACGTAAAGAGCCATTACTTAAGAAAAAGGGGTTAAAAGGTGGGGGCTATTATGTTGAATATCGGACAGATGACGCGAGGTTGACAATTGAAGTATTAAAGGCAGCTGTTCAAAATGGAGCTCATATCGTAAATTATGCAAAAGCAGTTGATCTTTTATATAAAGATAATAAAGTGTCAGGTGCGACAGTGATGGATGTGCTAACGAAAACACAATACACCATCTCCGCCAAAAAAGTGGTAAATGCAGCTGGACCCTGGGTGGATGATGTTCGAAACAAGGATTATTCGAGAAATAACAAACAGCTTCGATTAACAAAAGGAGTTCACTTAGTACTTGATCAATCCGTTTTTCCTCTTCAGCAAGCTGTATATTTTGATACACCTGACGGACGAATGGTTTTTGCTATTCCACGTGATGGGAAAACGTATGTAGGGACAACAGATACATTTTTTGAGGAAGACACAGCCAATCCAAAAATGCTTGCAGAAGACCGAGATTATATTTTAAACAGCATAACGTATATGTTTCCGAATGTGAAATTGTCAAAGGAAGATGTTGAATCAAGCTGGGCGGGAGTACGTCCATTAATTTACGAAAAAGGAAAAGATCCTTCTGAAATTTCTCGAAAGGATGAGATTTGGGAAGCCGACAGTGGACTTATAACAATTGCTGGTGGTAAATTAACTGGCTATCGAAAAATGGCTGAATCAGTTGTGGATCTTGTTTCAAAGGGAATTAGTGAATCTTCAACAGGCGTATCTTTTAAAACTTCTCAAACGAAAACATATCCAATCTCTGGTGGTCATGTTGGCGGTTCGAAGGAATTCATGGCTTTTATTAAGAAAAAACAGGCAGAGGCAGTTAAATACGGCCTCACCAAAGAAGAAGGTCATTTTTTAGCAAAGCAATACGGATCAAATGTGGATTTAGTTTTTGAGTATAGCAATAGCTATCATAGTCATGATGCAATGGGATTATCAAGGGTTGTATATGCGCAACTTATGTACGCAATTGAACATGAAATGGTGGTGAAGCCGGTTGATTTCTTTATTCGCCGGACTGGTGCTTTATTTTTTGATCGTAACTGGGTAATTACTTGGAAAGAAAAAGTGATACCGTTCATGGCCAAAAAATTAAATTGGACGGAAGAGCAAATGAGGAATTATCAGGTACAATTAGATCAAGAATTACAAGATGCTGTTACACCGATTGATGAAAGATAG
- a CDS encoding glycerol-3-phosphate responsive antiterminator, with the protein MQKILPAFSSIKQFEKFLQSDYEIGIFLETHISQLGNFHKLAEQHHKKLIYHVDLIHGLKNDDYAAEYICQEFDPYGLISTKSNVILKAKQKGVVAIQRMFLIDSHALERSYRLLEKTKPDYIEVLPGAMPWMIKEVKERTNTKILAGGLIRTSEEVEKALEAGADAITTSKRELWKFSK; encoded by the coding sequence ATGCAAAAAATTTTACCGGCTTTTTCCTCAATCAAACAGTTTGAGAAATTTTTACAAAGTGATTATGAGATTGGAATATTCCTTGAAACTCACATTTCTCAATTGGGCAATTTTCATAAATTAGCAGAGCAGCATCATAAAAAGCTGATTTACCATGTTGATCTCATACATGGGTTGAAAAACGATGATTATGCTGCTGAATATATATGCCAGGAGTTTGATCCATATGGTCTTATTTCTACAAAATCTAATGTCATTTTAAAAGCAAAGCAAAAGGGTGTTGTGGCCATTCAACGAATGTTTTTAATTGATTCACATGCTTTGGAAAGAAGTTATCGTTTACTTGAGAAAACGAAGCCTGATTACATTGAGGTGCTCCCAGGAGCAATGCCATGGATGATTAAAGAGGTAAAGGAACGAACAAATACAAAGATTCTTGCCGGAGGTCTTATTCGTACATCGGAAGAAGTGGAAAAGGCACTTGAGGCTGGTGCTGATGCGATTACCACATCCAAAAGAGAGCTATGGAAATTCAGCAAGTAG
- a CDS encoding Fur-regulated basic protein FbpA yields MGEIFKKAIRLKKEQVIQQLLRLDYYKSSDNRQLYELTLSELENEYKAVTGHQVHNGLR; encoded by the coding sequence ATGGGTGAAATCTTTAAAAAAGCAATTCGCTTGAAAAAGGAACAGGTCATTCAGCAATTGTTAAGGCTTGATTACTATAAATCTTCAGATAATCGTCAATTATATGAACTAACTCTTAGTGAGCTAGAGAATGAGTATAAAGCAGTAACAGGACATCAGGTTCATAACGGATTAAGGTGA